The Nitrospinaceae bacterium genome window below encodes:
- the glpQ gene encoding glycerophosphoryl diester phosphodiesterase → MKIQRKRGVKLFIYAWAVLIFSCGTVGQGTAKCPTRMGSEFSQQGFLVIAHRGSTTKFPENTLPAFEEALQVDGANALQVDLSLTRDGKVVLWHDWDPNDSIALIRQEGREPVVKFKPSGPLEESRWRKKISELTLTTFREHYGYQDKITQAKSDIQIPTIEDFIGWAAGQETLRAVFFKLRVPADESRLAPLMLQAIKNGVDRMHPPPGFDLIFVTPHEEILNRVKHQFSDFLFSYDREIPAVGITNYHRFTSVPHAMQFKNRFAGIGLQMHTGSPILSPWEIYQHILTMDFKIRDNYQKSDSNYIKMISWTFNDEEKLWCLIHLGVDGIVTDRPGTLRRIALELGKVLD, encoded by the coding sequence ACGGTGGGTCAGGGGACCGCCAAGTGCCCGACAAGGATGGGCTCTGAGTTTTCTCAGCAAGGTTTTTTAGTGATCGCGCATAGAGGATCGACCACGAAATTTCCGGAAAACACCCTGCCAGCTTTTGAAGAAGCTTTGCAGGTCGATGGAGCCAATGCTCTGCAAGTGGATTTGTCGCTGACTCGGGATGGGAAGGTGGTTCTCTGGCACGATTGGGACCCGAACGATTCGATCGCTTTAATCCGGCAGGAAGGACGCGAACCGGTGGTGAAATTCAAACCGTCTGGTCCTCTGGAGGAATCGCGATGGCGAAAAAAAATCAGTGAACTCACGTTGACAACGTTTCGAGAGCATTACGGATATCAAGATAAAATCACCCAAGCAAAATCCGATATTCAGATTCCCACCATTGAAGACTTTATCGGATGGGCGGCTGGACAGGAAACACTCAGGGCCGTTTTTTTTAAGTTGCGGGTTCCGGCTGATGAAAGCCGGTTGGCTCCGCTTATGTTGCAAGCGATAAAAAACGGGGTGGATCGCATGCATCCGCCGCCGGGTTTTGACCTGATTTTTGTGACTCCACACGAGGAAATTTTAAACCGGGTCAAACACCAATTCAGTGATTTTTTGTTTTCCTATGACCGGGAAATTCCCGCCGTTGGAATCACAAATTACCACAGGTTCACTTCGGTTCCCCATGCCATGCAATTCAAAAACCGGTTTGCCGGTATTGGATTGCAGATGCATACCGGTTCGCCAATTCTCAGCCCCTGGGAAATCTACCAGCATATCTTGACCATGGATTTCAAAATCCGGGACAACTATCAGAAAAGCGATTCGAACTATATAAAGATGATCAGCTGGACCTTTAACGATGAGGAAAAATTATGGTGTCTGATCCATCTCGGGGTGGACGGCATTGTGACGGACAGACCAGGGACCTTGCGGCGAATTGCGTTGGAGTTGGGGAAGGTGTTGGATTGA